One Thermococcus eurythermalis DNA segment encodes these proteins:
- a CDS encoding homoserine kinase, with amino-acid sequence MRVRVHASIANFGPGFDVFGVGVGAPYDELTFRESNEWEVRVNGFSVPSDGRNVAVVSAKALASLVGEELALKLELRKGVPPAGGLGSSGASSLAGALAAARTLGVEDERLILRAAMEGERHAAGSAHADNVVPAYYGDFTLITSTAPLQVMRVPVDFDVVIVLPHLKIPTRKAREVLPGSVPLDTAVRAISLASSLVLALREGDLPAVGRLLDDPVALPYRKRLMPWYDRVREAALEAGAYGLSVSGSGPAVFALGEDPEDIGEAVAGAFAEMGVASDVYVTRAGVGAVW; translated from the coding sequence ATGCGCGTCCGCGTCCACGCGAGCATAGCGAACTTCGGGCCGGGGTTCGACGTGTTCGGCGTCGGTGTTGGGGCTCCCTATGACGAGCTCACCTTCAGGGAGTCCAACGAGTGGGAGGTGAGAGTTAATGGGTTCAGTGTCCCCTCAGATGGCAGAAACGTCGCGGTGGTCTCCGCGAAGGCCCTGGCTTCTCTCGTCGGGGAGGAGCTTGCGCTCAAACTGGAGCTCAGGAAGGGTGTACCTCCTGCCGGTGGCCTTGGAAGCTCCGGGGCCTCGTCCCTCGCGGGGGCCCTGGCGGCTGCCAGGACGCTGGGCGTCGAGGACGAGCGCCTTATCCTGAGGGCGGCAATGGAAGGCGAGAGGCACGCCGCGGGAAGCGCCCACGCCGACAACGTTGTTCCCGCCTACTACGGGGACTTCACGCTCATAACGTCAACCGCGCCCCTCCAAGTGATGAGGGTTCCCGTGGACTTCGACGTTGTCATCGTCCTCCCGCACCTCAAAATCCCCACCAGAAAGGCCAGAGAGGTTCTCCCGGGGAGCGTCCCGCTGGATACCGCCGTCAGGGCCATCTCACTCGCCAGCTCCCTCGTTCTGGCGCTTAGGGAGGGGGACCTTCCCGCCGTGGGCCGCCTCCTTGACGACCCGGTGGCGCTTCCGTACCGGAAGAGGCTCATGCCGTGGTACGACCGGGTTAGGGAAGCGGCCCTCGAAGCGGGGGCGTACGGGCTTTCGGTCTCGGGCTCAGGCCCCGCAGTGTTCGCGCTTGGGGAGGATCCGGAGGACATAGGTGAGGCCGTTGCGGGGGCTTTTGCGGAGATGGGTGTTGCTTCGGACGTCTACGTTACGAGGGCAGGTGTTGGAGCAGTGTGGTAG